In Cyprinus carpio isolate SPL01 chromosome B7, ASM1834038v1, whole genome shotgun sequence, a genomic segment contains:
- the LOC109079087 gene encoding reticulocalbin-1-like, which produces MDVSTYLWFLSFCACLAHGKPTLRRERVLHEPELSRQTHEDNQSYQFDHEAFLGKEEATTFDQLTPEESKARLGGIVDRIDSNVDGYITTDELKAWIKRVQKRYVYENVAKVWSDYDLNKDNKISWDEYKQATYGYYLANPEEFEDATDQFSFKKMLPRDERRFKAADLNGDLAAERDEFMAFLHPEEFEHMQEIVVLETLEDIDKNGDGHVDEDEYIADMFAHEDGGPEPDWVRTERDQFSDFRDLNKDGKMDLEEIRHWILPQDYDHAQAEARHLVYESDTDKDQMLTKEEILENWNMFVGSQATNYGEDLTRNHDEL; this is translated from the exons ATGGATGTCTCGACGTATTTATGGTTTTTGTCGTTTTGCGCGTGTCTGGCGCACGGGAAACCCACTCTCAGGAGAGAAAGAGTCCTTCACGAGCCTGAACTGAGCAGACAAACCCACGAAGATAACCAGAGCTATCAGTTCGACCACGAGGCCTTTCTGGGCAAAGAGGAGGCCACCACATTTGATCAGCTCACCCCGGAGGAAAGCAAAGCCAGATTAGG GGGAATAGTTGATCGTATTGACAGCAATGTTGATGGATATATTACCACTGATGAACTCAAGGCCTGGATCAAGAGAGTACAGAAACGTTACGTCTATGAGAACGTTGCAAAGGTCTGGTCTGACTATGACCTGAACAAAGACAACAAGATCTCGTGGGATGAATATAAGCAAGCAACTTACGGTTACTACCTCG CCAATCCAGAAGAGTTTGAAGATGCAACAGACCAGTTCAGCTTCAAGAAGATGCTTCCGCGAGATGAACGCAGGTTTAAAGCTGCTGATCTCAATGGTGATTTAGCTGCAGAGCGAGATGAGTTCATGGCTTTCCTCCATCCAGAAGAGTTTGAGCACATGCAGGAAATTGTGGTTCTT GAAACTCTGGAGGACATTGACAAAAATGGAGACGGTCATGTAGATGAGGACGAATACATTG CGGACATGTTTGCTCATGAAGATGGCGGGCCAGAGCCAGACTGGGTTAGAACAGAGAGAGACCAGTTTTCAGATTTCAGAGATCTGAATAAAGACGGGAAGATGGATTTAGAAGAGATTCGTCACTGGATCCTGCCGCAGGACTATGACCACGCGCAGGCAGAGGCCCGGCATCTGGTGTATGAGTCAGACACAGACAAG GACCAGATGCTGACCAAAGAAGAGATTCTTGAGAACTGGAACATGTTTGTGGGCAGCCAGGCCACCAACTATGGCGAAGACCTTACCAGGAACCACGATGAGCTATGA